One window from the genome of Sphingomonas lacunae encodes:
- a CDS encoding TonB-dependent receptor — translation MAQSRVAAAFRVAARTTASTLALCAFASQSVAAQEAVSADSVAATDSAETADAQDGDIVVTGFRAALGSAQGIKRNADTLVDVITAEDIGALPDRSVAEALQRVPGINISRFEQRNDPDRFSVEGSGVIIRGLPFVRSELNGRDIFSANGGRELSFNDVSPELLGRVEVFKNSTADMIDGGISGTVNLVTRKPLDRPGFNLAGTIEGNYGDLAREWSPGFSILGSNTFETGAGTFGIQLAYAQSELVTRTDASQITDPCYRAPSLDAACIRIRPVGSGGFSGNAGNAATFPPAGAVFVPKGAGVRTTDLTRDRNAFSAVAQWESSDGRAQVTFEYLRAETEATLNEFAVLALVNDDALFPTIAPGTTPVINGNQFISGTLTQVQPFTGGRGIPTELLRFQRDDTASTEDFSLHIKLDPTDNLRFNFEAQHISSDREETGFISAMQTYTDVAIDNSGATPLVQFLQPGTANSPATYFNDPTRTFYWFLLDNQVRNEGDLTSLRADAEYDISDDGFFRSVRFGARWGDRGRVTRNANFSNWGNLGAPWTGRGGNWNCGDFQAFGCGGAYVRDFPNSAQLRSPFGNNFQRGNAPIPFGDGSAFFFGSDNVLADYLSGAVRTQASAITAYTLTPNAWFPISARNNALPGGPWTAGEISDVEESTFGAYARVDFGANLGGNIELTGNVGLRYVETTIRSAGSIQFPTGQFFDTPPGGNGDGLVSVAELQVSCGAVQPGQVAPGYCSLSPARLAQFAGAFTGELVDDSANINFRNWLPSFNARVDFGNGMIVRAAVSKGISRPDLSAFATGGGISDNTTNLRAGGTLDTGPLFQIFTGNRLLRPTESWNYDLSFEWYFARVGSVTAALFLKDISGIVNGGATVRSFTSSNGVTNDVLINGPTNSDGGTLKGFEVAYQHVYDFLPGLLSGLGTQLTYTYVDAGDFNNSSLGAEQSPFAGGLPLAGVSKHTVNATVFYEMGPIAARAAYNWRSDFLQTPRDVIFPFSPIYGEATGQLDASIFVAVTPNLKLGIQGVNLLDEVTQTSQVIDFDGTRVRRSAFRNDRRFSFLVRFDF, via the coding sequence TTGGCACAGTCTCGAGTTGCAGCAGCATTCCGTGTCGCTGCGCGAACCACGGCTTCAACGCTGGCGTTGTGCGCATTTGCGTCCCAGTCCGTAGCCGCTCAAGAGGCGGTTTCCGCCGATAGCGTTGCCGCGACGGACTCGGCCGAGACTGCGGACGCACAGGACGGCGATATTGTCGTCACCGGGTTCCGGGCCGCGCTGGGAAGCGCGCAAGGCATCAAGCGCAATGCCGATACGTTGGTCGATGTCATCACTGCGGAAGACATTGGCGCATTGCCAGACCGCTCTGTCGCCGAGGCGCTGCAGCGTGTTCCCGGCATCAATATTTCGCGCTTTGAGCAGCGCAATGACCCCGACCGCTTTTCAGTCGAAGGTTCGGGCGTCATCATCCGCGGCTTGCCCTTCGTTCGGTCCGAGCTGAATGGCCGCGACATATTCTCTGCCAATGGCGGACGCGAGCTCTCTTTCAACGATGTTTCGCCTGAACTGCTCGGTCGGGTTGAGGTTTTCAAAAACTCGACCGCGGACATGATCGATGGCGGAATCTCGGGCACAGTGAACCTCGTCACGCGCAAGCCGCTTGACCGTCCGGGATTCAACCTCGCCGGCACGATCGAGGGCAACTATGGGGACCTCGCGCGGGAATGGTCGCCTGGCTTCTCCATCCTTGGATCGAATACATTCGAAACCGGCGCCGGCACTTTCGGGATCCAGCTTGCCTATGCCCAGTCGGAACTGGTTACGCGCACCGACGCATCCCAGATCACCGACCCTTGCTATCGCGCGCCGTCACTTGACGCGGCCTGTATCCGAATTCGCCCTGTCGGATCGGGCGGCTTTAGCGGCAACGCGGGCAATGCTGCCACTTTCCCGCCGGCCGGAGCGGTTTTTGTACCAAAGGGCGCCGGGGTTCGGACAACCGACCTCACGCGTGATCGCAACGCCTTTTCGGCGGTGGCTCAGTGGGAAAGCAGTGACGGCCGCGCCCAGGTGACGTTCGAATATCTGCGGGCCGAGACCGAAGCCACGCTGAACGAATTTGCCGTGCTCGCACTGGTCAATGATGACGCTCTGTTCCCCACCATCGCGCCGGGCACCACACCGGTCATCAACGGGAACCAGTTCATTTCCGGCACGCTGACGCAGGTTCAGCCGTTCACCGGCGGGCGCGGAATTCCGACCGAGCTGCTGCGTTTCCAGCGTGATGACACGGCGTCAACCGAAGATTTTTCGCTGCACATCAAGCTCGACCCGACTGACAATCTGCGCTTCAATTTCGAAGCGCAGCATATCTCGTCCGACCGGGAGGAAACGGGCTTCATCTCTGCGATGCAGACCTATACCGATGTGGCGATCGACAATAGCGGTGCGACGCCGCTGGTGCAGTTCCTGCAGCCAGGCACTGCCAACTCCCCGGCGACATATTTCAACGATCCGACGCGCACATTCTATTGGTTCCTGCTGGACAATCAGGTGCGCAACGAAGGTGATCTCACCAGCCTGCGTGCCGATGCGGAATATGACATCAGCGACGATGGCTTTTTCCGTAGTGTCCGCTTTGGCGCGCGCTGGGGCGACCGTGGTCGTGTGACCCGCAACGCCAATTTCTCCAACTGGGGTAATCTTGGTGCGCCCTGGACGGGCCGCGGAGGCAATTGGAACTGCGGCGACTTCCAGGCATTCGGCTGCGGCGGCGCCTATGTCCGGGATTTCCCGAACTCGGCCCAGTTGCGCAGCCCGTTCGGCAACAATTTCCAGCGCGGCAATGCACCGATCCCGTTTGGTGATGGCTCCGCATTCTTCTTTGGCAGCGACAATGTGCTCGCGGACTATCTGAGCGGCGCTGTTCGCACACAGGCGTCGGCAATCACCGCCTACACGCTGACCCCCAATGCCTGGTTCCCGATTTCAGCACGCAACAATGCATTGCCCGGTGGCCCGTGGACCGCGGGCGAAATCTCGGATGTTGAAGAAAGCACCTTTGGAGCCTACGCCCGGGTCGATTTTGGCGCCAATCTTGGTGGCAACATCGAGCTCACGGGTAATGTCGGGCTTCGGTACGTGGAAACGACGATCCGCAGCGCCGGTTCGATCCAGTTTCCGACCGGACAGTTCTTTGACACGCCGCCGGGTGGCAATGGCGATGGTCTTGTGAGTGTGGCCGAACTTCAGGTCTCCTGTGGCGCGGTGCAGCCAGGCCAGGTCGCTCCAGGCTATTGCAGTCTGTCCCCTGCCCGTCTCGCGCAATTTGCCGGCGCCTTTACCGGTGAACTGGTCGACGACAGCGCCAACATCAATTTCCGCAACTGGTTGCCCAGCTTCAATGCCCGGGTCGATTTCGGCAATGGCATGATCGTTCGCGCAGCCGTGTCAAAAGGCATCTCGCGGCCGGACCTGTCGGCCTTTGCCACCGGCGGCGGCATTTCCGACAATACCACCAACTTGCGCGCTGGCGGCACCCTCGATACGGGCCCTCTTTTCCAGATATTCACCGGAAACCGCCTGCTGCGGCCCACAGAATCCTGGAACTACGACCTTTCGTTCGAATGGTATTTCGCTCGTGTCGGCTCTGTAACGGCGGCCCTGTTCCTCAAGGACATCTCGGGCATTGTGAATGGCGGTGCGACGGTCCGTAGCTTCACCAGCAGCAATGGCGTCACCAATGATGTCCTGATCAACGGTCCAACCAACAGCGATGGCGGCACGCTGAAAGGCTTCGAAGTCGCATACCAGCATGTCTATGACTTCCTGCCCGGCTTGCTCAGTGGATTGGGAACACAGCTGACCTACACTTATGTCGATGCGGGGGACTTCAACAACAGTTCGCTCGGCGCGGAGCAAAGCCCGTTTGCCGGCGGCCTGCCACTCGCAGGTGTTTCCAAGCATACGGTGAATGCGACCGTCTTTTACGAAATGGGGCCAATAGCGGCACGCGCCGCCTATAATTGGCGCTCCGATTTCCTGCAGACGCCGCGCGATGTCATCTTCCCCTTCTCTCCTATCTATGGAGAGGCAACGGGCCAGCTTGATGCGTCAATTTTCGTAGCGGTCACGCCGAACCTCAAACTCGGCATCCAGGGCGTTAACCTCCTCGATGAGGTCACCCAAACGAGTCAGGTGATCGACTTTGACGGAACGAGGGTCAGGCGCTCGGCCTTCCGGAATGATCGCCGCTTCTCCTTCCTCGTCAGATTCGATTTCTGA
- a CDS encoding NAD(P)-dependent oxidoreductase gives MRILIIGATGNSGLALTKGALARGLDTRVYVRSANKIRDLLGADACEQLSIRTGTLADRAALADAMKGADAVVNAAGNATVDADFVSMVQRVIDTAEQVLGANGRLWLFGGAAALDVPGSDLRVADLPFVPKPFKQHIHNHARVAMTSLDWSMLCPGPMVSAADGLPHSALRVSVDCWPVDGPGSPRLFKSLRILKAFKARLPELIVTYEDAAKVILDNLPAHGPYARRRVGLALPPGHVGAKPGMM, from the coding sequence GTGCGCATCCTTATCATCGGCGCTACCGGCAACAGCGGACTGGCCCTGACGAAAGGTGCACTTGCGCGGGGACTTGACACTAGAGTCTATGTGCGCAGCGCAAACAAGATCAGGGATTTGCTTGGGGCCGATGCATGCGAACAGCTCAGCATCCGCACGGGCACCCTTGCCGACAGGGCCGCATTGGCCGACGCCATGAAGGGTGCCGACGCAGTGGTCAACGCGGCCGGCAATGCCACGGTGGACGCGGACTTTGTGTCGATGGTCCAGAGGGTGATTGATACGGCCGAACAGGTTCTGGGGGCCAATGGCCGGCTATGGCTGTTCGGCGGTGCAGCGGCTCTCGATGTTCCGGGAAGCGATCTGCGGGTCGCGGATCTCCCCTTCGTTCCAAAGCCGTTCAAACAGCACATCCACAATCATGCGCGCGTCGCGATGACCAGTCTCGACTGGTCAATGCTGTGTCCCGGCCCGATGGTGTCGGCCGCGGATGGCTTGCCGCATAGTGCTTTACGGGTCAGCGTGGATTGCTGGCCAGTCGACGGGCCAGGATCGCCGCGATTATTCAAATCCTTGCGCATTTTGAAGGCGTTCAAAGCGCGCCTGCCCGAGTTGATCGTGACGTACGAGGACGCCGCAAAAGTCATTCTCGACAATCTCCCGGCACATGGACCCTACGCAAGAAGGCGCGTCGGCCTGGCCCTGCCACCCGGGCATGTTGGTGCAAAACCGGGGATGATGTGA
- a CDS encoding LacI family DNA-binding transcriptional regulator produces the protein MASKGGTVTIEHVASAAGVSRQTVSRVINNGPNVKPAVRERILQVIDQLGYVPNLAARRMGGARSYLILAINDRQRTIHNWQAGLGNDWVDQMLYGGMLTCEERGYHMLFELVDTQQECAVRQVERALAALQPDGVMLTPPHTENTALSGLLESRGIPYGRIGAAAREDGINVFMNDAEASSAAVRHLVELGHQRIAFISGSADYAASDTRLAGYGAALAGYGIAAVDAYVEHGDFSFASGVAAMDRLLALPVPPTAVIASNDEMAFAALHAADARGIAVPGGLSVVSFDDTPGVRFSVPPLTAIRQPIADLSASLCGRLVDAVNGAPRTGNHELPFELVVRKTTAAPAS, from the coding sequence GTGGCCAGTAAGGGCGGAACTGTAACAATTGAACATGTGGCGAGTGCCGCCGGTGTTTCGCGACAGACGGTGTCGCGGGTCATCAACAATGGCCCGAACGTCAAACCTGCGGTCAGGGAACGGATTCTGCAGGTCATTGACCAACTGGGATATGTACCCAATCTGGCTGCCCGGCGCATGGGCGGTGCCCGGTCTTATCTGATCCTTGCGATCAATGACCGACAGCGAACAATCCACAACTGGCAGGCTGGCCTGGGCAACGATTGGGTGGACCAGATGCTGTATGGCGGCATGCTGACCTGTGAGGAGCGGGGCTACCACATGCTGTTCGAGCTTGTGGACACTCAGCAGGAGTGTGCGGTGCGCCAGGTCGAACGAGCGCTGGCGGCGTTGCAGCCAGACGGTGTCATGCTGACGCCCCCCCACACCGAGAACACAGCCTTGTCCGGCTTGCTTGAATCCCGCGGCATCCCTTATGGCCGGATCGGCGCGGCGGCGCGGGAGGACGGGATCAACGTCTTCATGAATGATGCCGAGGCCTCATCGGCCGCAGTGCGCCATCTGGTCGAGCTTGGCCACCAGCGGATCGCTTTCATTTCGGGCAGTGCCGACTATGCGGCATCGGACACGCGGCTTGCGGGCTATGGCGCGGCGCTCGCCGGATATGGAATTGCGGCAGTCGATGCCTATGTCGAACACGGCGATTTCAGCTTCGCCTCGGGCGTCGCGGCGATGGACAGGCTCCTTGCGCTGCCAGTACCGCCTACTGCCGTCATCGCCAGCAACGACGAAATGGCGTTCGCGGCGCTTCATGCTGCCGATGCTCGCGGCATTGCCGTGCCGGGAGGGCTGTCTGTGGTCAGTTTCGACGATACGCCCGGTGTGCGCTTCAGTGTGCCGCCACTCACCGCGATCCGCCAACCGATCGCTGATCTGAGCGCCTCGCTGTGCGGCCGTCTCGTGGATGCGGTCAATGGGGCCCCTCGGACGGGTAATCACGAACTGCCGTTTGAGCTTGTCGTCAGGAAAACCACGGCAGCGCCAGCTTCATGA
- a CDS encoding bifunctional 3-(3-hydroxy-phenyl)propionate/3-hydroxycinnamic acid hydroxylase — translation MTKPKIDAMCDVLIAGGGPTGVTLAVLLARRGVNVIVVEKEADIYPLPRAAHIDHEGMRILQEAGVADAVMATARRADRYDFINAKGDVLLRFEGATRTGAGGWPSANMIHQPSVEAQLRKALASAPNADLRTSSEATGYEEHGDCVVARISGPDGDYRIQCQYLVGADGARSPVRKAAGISFNDLNFEEPWLVVDVLVDDSSRLPTANLQICDPDRPTTCVLMGEGRHRWEFMIKPGETAEEVCQDSFIERLLEPWDVKGAVRLERKAVYTFRARIAENWRKGRVLLAGDAAHQTPPFAGQGMCSGLRDAANLAWKLAAVTKDNADPALLDTYQPEREPNLRATIDMAIMMGKTVCVTCPWRAWLRDAKFKLARRLRLLPTAPPVYPPISQGKILTGSPGAGSYFPQFISSDGQKLDDVLGLEPKIIRRDDMGIAAVAPFAAQIGEWLDAHGAEAMLIRPDRYVFGTGTASALKSAWGAINATTPDERSN, via the coding sequence ATGACCAAGCCGAAAATTGATGCGATGTGCGACGTGCTGATCGCCGGCGGCGGTCCCACGGGGGTCACCCTGGCGGTGTTGCTTGCCCGAAGGGGTGTCAACGTCATCGTCGTCGAAAAGGAGGCAGACATCTACCCGTTGCCCCGGGCTGCCCATATCGACCACGAAGGGATGCGGATCCTTCAGGAAGCGGGCGTCGCCGACGCCGTCATGGCAACTGCGCGGCGAGCCGACCGCTATGACTTCATCAATGCGAAAGGCGATGTGCTTTTGCGTTTTGAGGGGGCAACCCGGACAGGGGCTGGCGGCTGGCCATCCGCCAACATGATCCACCAACCCAGTGTTGAGGCCCAGTTGCGCAAGGCCCTCGCGAGCGCACCGAACGCCGATCTGCGCACCTCGTCAGAAGCCACCGGATATGAAGAACATGGTGACTGCGTCGTCGCGCGGATTTCAGGGCCAGACGGGGACTACAGAATTCAGTGCCAATATCTTGTCGGTGCAGATGGCGCCCGTAGCCCGGTTCGCAAAGCGGCAGGAATCAGCTTCAATGACCTCAATTTCGAGGAACCGTGGCTGGTTGTCGATGTGCTGGTCGATGACAGCTCAAGGCTCCCGACCGCAAACCTCCAGATCTGCGACCCGGATCGACCGACAACCTGCGTCCTGATGGGCGAGGGGCGGCATCGATGGGAATTCATGATCAAGCCCGGCGAAACAGCCGAGGAGGTCTGTCAAGACAGCTTTATCGAACGACTGCTTGAGCCATGGGATGTGAAAGGGGCGGTCAGGCTGGAGCGGAAGGCAGTGTATACGTTTCGGGCAAGGATCGCCGAAAATTGGCGCAAGGGCCGGGTCCTGTTGGCCGGAGACGCCGCGCACCAGACTCCGCCATTTGCCGGACAGGGGATGTGTTCGGGTCTCCGCGATGCCGCCAACCTGGCCTGGAAACTGGCAGCCGTCACCAAAGACAATGCCGACCCAGCCCTTCTGGATACATATCAACCCGAACGCGAACCCAATCTGCGCGCAACCATCGATATGGCCATCATGATGGGCAAGACCGTATGTGTAACGTGCCCATGGCGGGCCTGGCTGCGCGATGCAAAGTTCAAACTGGCCAGACGCCTAAGACTTTTGCCGACGGCACCACCAGTCTATCCTCCCATCTCCCAAGGCAAAATTCTGACAGGCAGCCCTGGTGCAGGAAGCTATTTCCCCCAGTTTATCTCGTCAGACGGCCAAAAGCTGGACGACGTACTGGGTCTTGAGCCCAAGATAATCCGTCGTGACGATATGGGGATAGCAGCGGTTGCGCCATTTGCCGCTCAGATAGGCGAATGGCTGGATGCGCATGGTGCCGAAGCGATGCTGATCAGGCCTGATCGATATGTTTTCGGAACGGGCACAGCCAGCGCATTGAAATCTGCGTGGGGAGCGATCAACGCAACCACCCCAGATGAGCGGAGCAACTGA
- a CDS encoding MFS transporter, protein MTDAQRRFALAYVCANVGAFLCFVPLISLMLPRRMAELDPAASLVSTSWALLAGAVAASLANIVGGAVSDRVMVRYGTRMPMIAFGLVATFAAFPALARATTAADLVLAFMLFQVCFNLMFAPLGALATDYVADEDKGRMFGLLNLALPMGQGAIFLVALSGVTSLGPILLVIALVATLCLLPLLLQTHIWRCPQPDPEARLNFGQIDLPCARTVSWDFARAWMARLLVQCASVAVGSYLFLLLAGLPETSRSEGLASQWFGQLSLLGAVLSVIAGWSIGYLSDRIGRRRPFLWLSALAVAGGCAVIAGAEGRLQLDLGFALFSVGLAAFLTIDGALVAQLVGNSPNRAFLLGILNLTNTLSGVIIPAMTIAMGQATGAASGWLFAAAAAGALLAALLALMIRTID, encoded by the coding sequence ATGACCGACGCCCAGCGTCGCTTCGCCCTGGCCTATGTCTGTGCGAATGTCGGGGCCTTCTTGTGCTTTGTGCCGCTGATCAGCCTGATGCTGCCGCGGCGCATGGCAGAGCTTGATCCTGCCGCAAGTCTCGTCTCGACAAGTTGGGCGCTGCTCGCCGGAGCGGTGGCCGCGAGTCTTGCGAATATTGTGGGCGGGGCGGTCAGTGACCGGGTGATGGTCCGCTATGGCACGCGCATGCCAATGATCGCGTTCGGTTTGGTCGCCACCTTTGCCGCCTTTCCGGCGCTCGCGCGTGCCACCACTGCCGCTGATCTGGTCCTTGCATTCATGCTGTTCCAAGTCTGCTTCAATTTGATGTTCGCGCCGCTTGGGGCCCTGGCGACCGATTATGTGGCGGATGAGGACAAGGGGAGGATGTTTGGGCTGCTCAATCTGGCCTTGCCGATGGGACAGGGAGCGATCTTTCTCGTCGCACTAAGTGGCGTCACAAGCTTGGGTCCCATCCTTTTGGTGATTGCCCTTGTAGCGACGCTCTGCCTCCTGCCATTGCTGCTGCAAACCCATATCTGGCGCTGTCCCCAGCCTGACCCGGAGGCCCGTCTGAACTTCGGCCAGATCGATCTGCCGTGTGCGCGCACGGTGTCGTGGGACTTTGCGCGGGCATGGATGGCGCGGCTGCTTGTTCAATGCGCCTCTGTTGCAGTCGGCAGCTATTTGTTTCTTCTCCTCGCTGGATTGCCGGAGACAAGCCGCAGTGAAGGATTGGCCTCGCAATGGTTTGGACAACTGTCCTTGCTCGGCGCGGTTCTGAGCGTCATCGCTGGCTGGTCCATTGGATATCTCTCCGACCGGATTGGCCGCCGTCGTCCGTTTCTCTGGTTGAGTGCGCTTGCTGTCGCTGGCGGTTGTGCGGTCATCGCCGGTGCAGAGGGGCGTCTCCAGCTGGATTTGGGATTTGCGCTATTCTCGGTTGGTCTCGCCGCGTTCCTGACCATCGACGGCGCGCTTGTCGCGCAACTGGTCGGCAACTCGCCAAACCGGGCATTCCTTCTGGGCATATTGAACCTGACGAACACCCTTTCGGGAGTCATCATCCCTGCGATGACGATAGCCATGGGTCAAGCGACTGGCGCAGCCAGCGGCTGGCTGTTCGCCGCCGCCGCCGCCGGGGCCCTTTTGGCGGCCCTTCTCGCCCTGATGATCAGGACCATTGATTAG
- a CDS encoding tryptophan halogenase family protein has product MAIERIVIVGGGTAGWMAAAALSKLCAKRKVAITLIESEVIGTVGVGEATIPPFLDFNRLLEIDEREMMAAVQGSFKLGIQFVNWGRQGDSYIHPFGAYGYQMEGISFHHVWHKYRTAGDPRPIQLFNMETMAAFFGKFARTEDYQRDDLPPVNYAYHLDAGRYARYLRAYAEKRGVVRVEGKVADVSLDGSSGFVTSVSMDDGAVHQGDLFIDCSGFRGLLIEQALKTGYEDWSHYLPCDRAVALPCVREDGSGPLPYTRATAHSAGWQWQVPLQHRNGNGHVYCSSFMDADEALDILVRNIAGKPTAEPNHLRFVTGRRKKFWNKNVVALGLAAGFMEPLESTSIHLINTGINKLIALLSLDGITPVQEAAFNRLTGKEYERIRDFLILHYNATTRDDSDFWNYCRTMAVPDSLTEKVELFRHNGQIFREDDELFTETSWAAVMMGQGIMMGGHNAMAEALSEPSTGKELDAIQQSIEFVAQHMPMHGDYLARYCPAAA; this is encoded by the coding sequence ATGGCAATTGAGCGCATCGTTATAGTGGGGGGTGGAACGGCGGGCTGGATGGCAGCGGCGGCGCTTTCCAAACTTTGCGCCAAGCGCAAGGTGGCCATCACGCTGATCGAATCGGAAGTCATTGGTACGGTCGGGGTAGGCGAAGCAACCATTCCGCCATTTCTTGATTTCAACCGATTGCTTGAAATTGACGAACGGGAAATGATGGCTGCGGTGCAAGGCAGCTTCAAGCTGGGCATTCAATTCGTCAACTGGGGCAGGCAAGGCGACAGCTACATCCACCCCTTTGGCGCCTATGGGTATCAGATGGAGGGTATCTCCTTCCATCATGTCTGGCACAAATATCGCACCGCAGGGGACCCCCGCCCGATCCAGCTGTTCAACATGGAAACCATGGCAGCTTTTTTTGGCAAGTTTGCGCGGACCGAGGACTATCAGCGCGACGACTTGCCGCCGGTCAACTATGCCTATCATCTCGATGCTGGCCGCTATGCGCGTTACCTTAGGGCCTATGCCGAGAAGCGGGGTGTGGTCCGGGTCGAAGGGAAGGTCGCGGATGTGTCCCTCGATGGAAGCAGTGGCTTTGTAACGTCAGTCTCGATGGATGATGGTGCCGTTCACCAGGGAGACCTGTTCATCGATTGCTCGGGGTTCCGCGGTTTGCTCATCGAGCAGGCACTGAAGACCGGTTACGAGGACTGGAGCCACTATCTGCCTTGTGATCGCGCGGTGGCACTGCCCTGTGTTCGTGAGGATGGCAGCGGTCCCTTGCCATATACGCGCGCGACAGCGCACAGCGCTGGCTGGCAATGGCAGGTGCCGCTTCAGCACCGCAATGGCAACGGTCATGTCTATTGCAGCAGCTTCATGGACGCTGATGAAGCGCTCGACATTTTGGTGCGCAACATCGCCGGAAAGCCGACGGCAGAGCCCAACCACCTGCGGTTTGTGACCGGTCGTCGAAAGAAGTTCTGGAACAAGAATGTGGTGGCCCTTGGCCTAGCGGCCGGATTCATGGAACCGCTGGAATCGACGTCAATCCATCTGATCAACACCGGGATAAACAAGCTCATTGCTCTCCTGTCGCTCGACGGGATCACGCCGGTGCAGGAGGCTGCTTTCAACCGTCTGACCGGCAAGGAATATGAACGCATTCGTGATTTCCTGATCCTGCACTACAATGCGACGACCCGGGACGACAGCGACTTCTGGAACTATTGCCGCACCATGGCCGTCCCCGACAGCCTGACAGAGAAGGTCGAACTGTTTCGCCACAATGGCCAGATATTCCGCGAGGATGATGAGCTGTTCACTGAGACCAGCTGGGCGGCGGTCATGATGGGGCAGGGCATCATGATGGGAGGCCATAATGCGATGGCCGAGGCATTGAGTGAGCCGTCAACCGGCAAGGAACTTGATGCCATCCAACAATCGATTGAATTTGTCGCACAGCATATGCCCATGCACGGTGACTATCTTGCGCGCTATTGCCCCGCTGCCGCTTGA
- a CDS encoding glycoside hydrolase family 16 protein — MLPGYRLVWSDEFSTNGLPDPARWNYDTHRNRQGWYNDELQYYAAGRLENSRIENGHLIIEAHAERLERRHFPDWGRQRYTSARLYTKGVQAWTYGFFEVRAKLPCAVGSWPAIWLLPEESPDPWPISGEIDIMEHVGHVPGEINQSVHTEAYNHIQNTHRTAKFMVPDACETMHRYQLLWTADFVLAGIDDQPKFMFRRSGNDRSRWPFDQPMHLLLNVAVGGSWGGQQGVDNAAFPARFEIDYVRVYQPDPATTAPATPAVGGR; from the coding sequence ATGCTGCCCGGGTACAGGCTTGTATGGTCAGATGAATTTTCGACCAACGGACTGCCCGATCCGGCTCGCTGGAACTATGACACTCATCGCAACAGGCAAGGCTGGTACAACGATGAGCTCCAATATTATGCCGCCGGGAGGTTGGAAAACAGCCGCATAGAAAATGGTCACCTGATCATCGAAGCGCATGCCGAGCGTCTTGAACGCAGACATTTCCCCGACTGGGGCCGGCAGCGATACACCTCGGCCCGGCTCTACACCAAAGGCGTGCAGGCGTGGACATATGGATTTTTCGAGGTTCGCGCCAAGCTTCCATGCGCGGTCGGGTCTTGGCCGGCGATCTGGTTGCTTCCCGAAGAGTCCCCTGACCCCTGGCCGATCAGCGGAGAGATCGACATCATGGAGCATGTCGGCCACGTTCCCGGAGAGATCAACCAATCAGTCCACACTGAGGCCTATAACCACATTCAGAACACCCATCGAACGGCCAAGTTCATGGTGCCGGATGCCTGCGAAACGATGCACCGCTACCAACTTTTGTGGACCGCGGATTTCGTGCTGGCCGGGATCGACGACCAGCCCAAATTCATGTTCCGCCGCAGCGGGAATGACCGGTCACGCTGGCCGTTCGACCAACCGATGCACCTGCTGCTCAATGTCGCGGTCGGCGGAAGCTGGGGCGGCCAGCAAGGCGTTGACAATGCTGCTTTCCCGGCGCGGTTCGAGATCGATTATGTCCGGGTCTATCAACCGGATCCCGCCACTACCGCTCCGGCCACGCCAGCCGTTGGAGGACGTTGA
- a CDS encoding fumarylacetoacetate hydrolase family protein, protein MKLCTFTADGHTRTGIVTGETVIETGIEGSMIDLIRQWDAIKPELEAKAASGGGIPLTSVKLEAPVQRPGKIFAIGLNYADHIAESNMGTPEQQVWFTKAQTSVNGPYDPIEIARGTFTNDYEVELVAIMGKGGKHIPAGDAPGRVFGYCVGNDVTERMAQHATQQWSFGKSFDTHAPMGPWIVTADEVSDPHDLGIRCFINGEQRQSSNTKHLVFNIWQQVEHLSRGMTLEPGDCLFTGTPGGIGAAMDPRQFLKAGDVVRCEIDGLGHIEATMVAED, encoded by the coding sequence ATGAAACTCTGCACCTTCACCGCCGATGGCCACACCCGAACCGGGATTGTAACGGGCGAGACCGTGATCGAAACCGGCATTGAGGGGTCAATGATCGACCTCATCCGCCAGTGGGATGCCATCAAGCCTGAACTGGAGGCGAAGGCGGCGAGCGGTGGCGGCATACCGCTGACGTCGGTCAAGCTGGAAGCACCTGTTCAGCGTCCCGGAAAGATTTTCGCGATCGGGCTCAACTATGCTGATCATATTGCTGAATCGAACATGGGTACGCCGGAACAGCAAGTCTGGTTCACCAAGGCGCAAACCTCGGTCAACGGCCCGTATGACCCGATTGAAATCGCTCGTGGCACCTTCACCAACGACTATGAAGTCGAGCTGGTGGCCATCATGGGCAAAGGCGGCAAGCACATCCCTGCGGGGGACGCTCCGGGCAGGGTTTTCGGCTACTGTGTGGGCAATGATGTTACCGAACGCATGGCCCAACACGCCACACAGCAGTGGTCGTTCGGCAAGAGTTTTGACACCCATGCTCCCATGGGCCCCTGGATCGTCACAGCCGATGAGGTCAGCGACCCGCACGATCTTGGCATTCGGTGCTTCATCAACGGGGAGCAACGCCAAAGTTCCAACACGAAGCATCTGGTTTTCAATATCTGGCAGCAGGTTGAACATCTGTCTCGCGGCATGACGCTTGAGCCGGGCGATTGCCTGTTCACCGGCACGCCAGGGGGAATTGGCGCTGCTATGGACCCGCGCCAGTTCCTGAAGGCAGGGGATGTGGTCCGGTGCGAAATCGATGGACTCGGCCACATTGAGGCAACCATGGTTGCCGAGGACTGA